The Drosophila sulfurigaster albostrigata strain 15112-1811.04 chromosome 3, ASM2355843v2, whole genome shotgun sequence genomic sequence TCGTTGTTGTATGGCATAAGGGATAGACTGgctgcactcacacacacacgcacacacacaaactcgcTCAGTCACTCGCCAACACACAAATCTGACCACGTCCCTTTTATGCAACGTCTACTGCGTGCCTCTGCCCTCCTTCGATGCTCCTCCGACGAATTGCCGCAAGGAATTTCACACAATTGCTGGAAAAATTgcagaaaattgaaaatgtgcgAGAGCATATAAATTTTTACTACGTCACTTGTAATgctaaattgttgttatttatgctCGGCTGTGACTCATGCCAACACTTCACCCCTCTTGCACTTGCCCTTGAGTCGCTTTGtcttttcagtttttattcacttcaaattctttaaaaaaataatgtagaaACTTCTCTCTAATAATTTGTATGGAATTCTCCCAGAATTATTGGCAAATATCCACAATCTATTGTTCTTATATTTTGGAGAACAAAAGATTGAATAAATCTGTCGATAAATGTGGAAAAAagtagattttttttaaattggtaGAAAGCCTTTTCTTATAGCGTAGATTCCACTAGTGGCCAGTCTGTAGAGCACGCCCCGGCCACTGGACATCGACATCGAGAGCATCATCAAGTATACGCCCAGTGAAATAGCATATTTCTTCGACGCTAGCCACCTAAAGGTGGCATCCCAATCAACGTAAACTCTCGGTTGCAACATCAAAGCCGTTTCGTACTGTGTGAAACTCTTGCCGAAGAACAGCAAATACGATATCTGAATGCAATCGGCATCATGGACAATGACGTGCCGTTGCTCCTCATCCTTGATCACAAGCGTTGGCATCACAGCGAACTCGACAACCGCCACACAACTGAGCAAGGCGCCACAGCGTGAGGCGCCCCAGCTGCTGCCATACTGACTCTGACTGAGGGCATCGTCCACATTGCAAAAGAGTCGAATGGGTTCGTCCAGGGGCAAACAACCGACAGTCAGCATAGAATACAACTCCTCCAGCTTGCCGCCATAGAAACCGATCTTCACCGGATACTGATCCCGGAGTGAAGAGTAAGCCTTGGTGTGGGCACACTTGAGGCTCGGGGTTACTTCAAAGATCTGTGTGGGCGGCGTCGAGGGAGCAGATATCTTGAGATGCGTATAGAGTTCTTCGAACTCACACGGTTGCAGAGTGCTGAGTGCAACACGTTCGCCGTGCTTCACCAGCACAGCATAAAGCAACTTGAAGACATTCTTGTGACCGCTGCTGTAGTTGCCAGTGAGTATCTGTTGCAGAATGAACTCAAGGCGATCGAAGTCGGCAATCACATCGAAGATGGCATTCATATTGGGACGCTGTTTGCTGTCAAGAAAATCCTCCGGAAAGGGACACAGTAGCGACTCGCAGCGATAGCTGTTGGCAGCTGCCACAAAGAGCGAGAGGCGAGCATCGCATGCCAAGAGATCGGACTCCAGATGCTTCTGAAGTTTGTACAGTTGCTTCACAGTGGGCGTATTCTTGGTCCTGGCGAAGGGTAGCAGGGCGCAACTGTTCGCTGCATTCGAGAGGGTTTGACAAATCGATACTTCGACGGCATGTGAATTGTCCAGAAAGGATAACAACTTCATGGCCAAGATTGACCAATGGGTAAATTTTTTAAGAAGAAATTTAGTTGGCCCAAAAAGTTGGAGTGAAAGAATTTGAATCAAGCTTACGCGGTTTCAACGTACACTTGCTTTTGCTTAAAGCTGAAATTTTATGTGACAcagatatattttgaaatttgcctCAGTGACATTTGCAAATGACAAAAGCTTTGACTTTTCCCCGAGCTGCCAGCCAGGTGCGTctgccagctgccagctgaGATTGACGGATTTTCTGCGACTCTTGcgatacgttttttttttcggttcattcttttatttgtttttttttggtgctgctgctgcgtgtgtggttgctgctgttgtgcagATTGAATTTAGACACTTGTGTGACATGTCGTGATTGTCGCACTGCCACTGCAGCACTGAGGAGGTGGGAAGGGGAAGAATGGACAATTGGGGGACTGATGCGAGGGTGTGTCTGTAATTGATTAATGGAGCTGATGCACGACGCGTAGCTTATGTCAGCTTGCATGTTTACAGCAACACCGCCATCGAGTTATTGGGGGAGGGCTGCCGTTGCAAGCCAGGGCCAAAGGGCAATCAATTGGACCCCATTGAGTTATGGTTGGACATGAAACCCACCACCAGCCAAGCAGTCACCGGGCACAAACCAGTCAATAGCTGGTCAGTACGCATAATAGACCTGTGTCGTCGTGTCAAGGGTAGCCCACTCTCGGTCTCGTTGATCAGAGCAGCTCgacaacaatttcatttcagtCTGCATTTCAACGGCCGTCGCTTTATCTACTTTAAAAAGTGCCTGGCAGCGGGATGCgtaatttattgatatactCTACCTAAATTATGAGTCTCCTGGGGGGCGCGAAAGtacattcgtttttttttgtttttgttttttttttttggcttggtTCTAGCTGCAGGTGTCGGTGTAGAAATCAGTTAACCGAGAaagtttttcaacttttttgccATAGCTGGTTGCCACACTCTCTGCCTGGCAGCTGCCCTGTGAAATCAGAAGTTTCagtttattcaaataaacGCCAACATTAAGAgagttgcaactgttgcgctgccactgccactgccccAGCAGCGTACAACCAAGCGAACCGAAGCGGTATAAATCAGAGACACTgcaagagaaagagcgagagagagagagagacagagagacagagaaaacCTGAGCTGGGCTTCAGTTTGCCAACTTTTTTCGTAGATAAACTTTTGACGCACCAAAAGCCACCACCTTTGCATCATTTAACCCTCTTTTTGTGCCACACTCGATGCGCCCGAAAGCGTTATTAATATGCGCCGTTTTCTTTTGCCAATTCCCTACGGCCCCCCAAAAGGAACATCCACTGAATAATTGCCTCGGCATATgctcgaaaacgaaaacgtaaACGAAATGTCTCCAGCCCGAAAAGATTCTTCAGcttattaaacataaaatgcTCTTGCTTCAAATTCGTCCCGTTTTGCGTTATCAAAAGTGGAACACATCGTTTAATTGTTGCGTGTTTACAAATTCGTGATTAGAAACTCGAGAGGAAGAAATACGACTTGAGAGATTCAACTATTTGGCCAATGTTGATACGGCATTTTTGCAGCTCTCCAAGCTGATAACGCAGCGGCACAGAGttctgaaaaataaaagtaagaaGCCAAATTAATTATGTGAAAATGATTGCGTGACATTAGTGAATGTTTATTTAAGCACATTTTGGAATCATGGTTGAAATATAAATGTCAAATACCTAACAATACCTAActagtaaaaatatttatattaaagaaaacattaaacCTAGCATTAGCAAATTAActtcttaaataatatattcctaatttttaatatagctaaactttaagtaaatatattaagttatttaatttcaattcgtattcatcaaaataaattggtATTTGTCAGAATTacagatttattttatttaatcatgTCATTAATTTTCTGATGACTCTTTccaattctctttttttctctgaCACACtagcaacataaataaattttaagcaaaagtacaaaattgaatttacaattGAAGACTGAGCTGCGTGAGGAGATTAGAAGTCAACTCCAGTTCGCTTTAATTGCTGTGACTGTTTTGTGAAGAATGCGGAACGAATCAtggatatttttattgcggtTTAAGAGTTCTGCTCTCCACAAATAGAAGTGCTCAGGTTGTTTTCAATTATAGGCCCGCCATTTGGGCCAAATCAATTGGCATATTTtcacacataaacataaattgccTTCGATGctagaaaaataaaaggacAGGCATGGAAAAACACAGAcgaagagcgagagcgagagaaaagCATTAAGAAAAACACGcgcgttttgctttttgccatCGCGCcatttcataaatatgtacaGCACGTAGACCAGCTCAATTGCCAATTAGAAGAAAAACGCCTTGGCACTTGGAAAGTCTGCTTTAAAATACAGAGACATAGAGGAGAGCCTGGGAATGAAAAACTTTGCAGAAGTTCGGTGGCAAACCGCCGGAAGTTGATTTGTATACGAGAACGTATGTGGTAGTAAGAGAGTTTTTAGCTTCGCATGTATTTCAAGTGCTGGATGGAATGATTCCAGACGTACCATAATAAAGCATCGAGcccaataaaataaaatgctgctATGATATTTTTCTCACGTCTGCTGGTGAAAATTATTAGGCAGCCGCGTTCGAGCTGCTTCCAtcttcatctccatctccaagACAGAAGCATACATACGAGCACTGCGGACACAcctaaataattgtttaaaacaTATTCGAAAGGGCGCCTAGATCGAACCTTTTGAAAGTCAGCTACGTGCCGGAGGTGAGTTTCAAATGGGGCAAGGGAAAGGGAGAAGTGAAGATGAAAGATGTGGAAAGGTGACTCACCTGCAGATTGCTTAGAATTTTGGAGAACTTGGGCGTGCCAATGCTGTCGATGAGTTTCGAGAACTGTTGATCCGCTTCGATTTTATCGAAAAATGTGGCCAATATTTGATCCTGTGGCAGCGCTTCCAGTACACTATCGACCAATCCCTGCAGTCCCTTCACCTGTTCCCTTGTGCTGTTCGTTTGGGGTTCGAGGTTATCTGGGGGCAATGCCACGTCTGCAAACGAAATcaaaaagccaaagtcaaatcAATAActggcaaaatatttaattaaaagcgcCCAATGTCCAGTGCATAACTACGACTATGAACTGATGATGTCTGGGCTTTGCCCTTGTCTACATTGTTCGCTGCTAACTGCAAATAACTCTTGCCCAAAGGTGATGGGCCATTTGTGAGCATCGATAATGCTTCAGCACGAGAGACAATTCGAAGTTATGCAACCAACAACTTGTTTGTCatgttctctgtgtgtgtgtatcacATATTGAAAAGCGTTAAGGCAGAGTTGTGCCATTCACTTGTCACTCATACGCACCGTTGCACGCTGAGCTGCTGATGTCCTCTGCAGGCTCAGATGCAGACTCAGTCACAGTCTCTGGCTGAGGCGTAGGCACTTCCGTACTGCTCGGCCCAATGGCCCGCAACACGTCCTTTACCAGCTTGAGCACATCCAGGCCACTGGCATTCAAATAACGAGTGAAGGCCTGAACTTCCGGCAACTGGATGAGCAACTGCTTCTTTTCGGCGAAGTAGCGACTGCTGAGGATTCTGTAGGCCCGTTGCACCTCCGCGTCATTGCGATGGTAATCGCTGACAATTGCATGCACTTGTTGTGTAGGAATTAGTGCCACAAACGCAGACATGTCTATGGGGGGACACAGTcgaagttgctgttgttgtctcctCTTCCAGTTCCTCCTCAGATGTTGAGCTATCCACATGGGCTTtggtttgagtttgagttgcaTTTGATGTCTGACTTTTGCGTGTCAGAAAAATCAAATCGTCGGACGCGTTGTCCTCTTTGCTGGCCGATGAGCTGTCCTCCTCGCTGGAGTTGGACTCGCTCATAGTGATTAGCGCCACGTTGGTGTCCTCCTTGTCACCTGGACTCAGACTTACAATGTCCTCGACCATGATAATGTCATCGCTTTTACTATGTGGTGCAGCGCTGGCAACCGAACAGATCGAGATTAACAGGCTCCCGAGGAGACACAGAGATGCGACGCGTTCCCGTTTCATTTTGCAACTAGATTGACGATCCACTGCAACAgtagcatcagcagcagcagcagcggtgcCAAACATGTGCGGAGACTTGGGGAGACTTTTGTGGAGACCACGCTTATTATGGGTGattatttaattgagtttCGTTTCGAGAGCGATTGTGTGTCACGAGATGTGCAGCGAACAATTGAAAGACGGCGGCTTGAGAGAGATTGTACAATATTTCATAAGTTTTAATAGGACAATTGATTTATGCGGCGCATAAATAATGCTTATCTTGCTTATCGTATATCAAAAGCAATTCGATTGGGCAATAAAGCAAGACCTCAGGCCTTGACCAATGCAGATGCCAGATTTAAATCACACTCCAGCGCAGACTTCGGTGGGTaatgtctgtgtctgtgtcatGAAGTGCACACGGAAGTGTGTGgaaatttcacaatttacaagaaaaacaaaccaaagtacgactctgtgtgtgtgtctgaatAAGCATTTATCCATAtggttgagtgtgtgtgtgtgtgtgcgtcatTCACACTTTGACAGCTGTTACTGTATCACTCAGTTAGTCACTGGCTGTCACTCATTCTGGGCTTCAATTCTCGCTCGCATGTCAAACtgtgcataaaatatatcagcacacatacacagacatacactcgcgcacacagacacacagacattcACGCTTGATATATTCATTCGTTCATTCAGCAAGTTAAGTAGGAATAAAATTGTCAATTTTCATGTCATTATTTCATGTCGTCGTGGCATTCGCGTTCACTTTCGCATGTGTCATGAGTATGAAATGAATATCAGTATGGGTGCGCACACAGTTATGATTTATTCACTTGGTTTGATTTATTACAAGCCTGTCTCTACCTCCCTCTTACACTTCCACCTCTGCGTCTCTAATGTGAATGTAAATTGTGCGCATACAAACCAATAATTGTATCGTCATCAACGCTGACAGCTCTATTGAGGCAATTTTTTAGGTAAATTATTTGACTTgacttcagtttcagtttcggttaCAGTTACAATTACAGTTTGGAGTTCGGGCAAATTGCATAACATACGAcactttataaattttttagcGTCCGTCCAGCCAAGTCTAGCACTTGCCACAAGTGTCGTAACTTTCACGTCACGCCAAAGTTGTCCCAGGTTGCCCACGCAGCCACGCAGCGGAGTGCTTGGTCCGCTGCTTTCGCGACAGTTGCGGACCAaacttataaattaattttaccgCACCAAATACTTTCGCAAGCTCTTGGCATACCTCAGCTGCTCCTCGCGTTCGCGTTCGCGCTCGGCCTAAGGAATTGCATGGAAGCGCGCCGCAAGTGTTGCGGTTATGGCCAACTTACTCATAATTAACTGCAGTCCAGCAACTTGTGGCGGGGGGTAAGGAAAGGGAGGCAGGCGAAATGGGTTCGAGCGCACCTGCGACTGCTTCGATGGGGCTTTTTTgcttgcatacttttaggggcgCAAGTTAATTTCCTTCCATGGGCAAAAGGATGTGTGCGTCGCGTCGTTTTTGggggttggttggttgttttAAAACGTTCGGcgcttttgtttatgttgcgGCACAAGAACTCGCATTTTACCGCAAGTGTCAACATTTATTTCCAACTTAACACTTTGGCGTAACATTGCGCTTAATCCGACGCGCCAGAACTTGACTAATTTTGTGCAAAGTTCAGCATTAACATTACCGCAAATTAGCAAAAGTTTTCgcacagccaaaaaaaaaaaaaaaacaaaaaataaaactgaaacaacaaaacagaaactgaaacaacaaaaaaataaaatccagTTTCAGGCGCAAAACAAGAAGCCGCCATTTGAGTTattctcgttgttgttattgttgttgcctgttgtctGCTCAGTCGCTCACTTTGCctcagttgtagttgttgttgttggctgtgcTATCTGCCTGGTTCACTGACTGCCATAAATTAACTTGTCCTGGCAACGGAGCAAACTGCTTGCGCGAGCATTTTCCTAGTTGTGGACTGCGACTTGccagatttttgtttttaatctgTAACTTgttctcgttgctgttgttgttgctgttgcccctTTTGGTACCGTTGCTCATGTTGAGTTTTGGGTACTTTTAATTATGTGCCTGTAGACTTGCGAGTGCCAATTGAGTTTGTTTGCCAA encodes the following:
- the LOC133841972 gene encoding protein mono-ADP-ribosyltransferase Parp16, coding for MKLLSFLDNSHAVEVSICQTLSNAANSCALLPFARTKNTPTVKQLYKLQKHLESDLLACDARLSLFVAAANSYRCESLLCPFPEDFLDSKQRPNMNAIFDVIADFDRLEFILQQILTGNYSSGHKNVFKLLYAVLVKHGERVALSTLQPCEFEELYTHLKISAPSTPPTQIFEVTPSLKCAHTKAYSSLRDQYPVKIGFYGGKLEELYSMLTVGCLPLDEPIRLFCNVDDALSQSQYGSSWGASRCGALLSCVAVVEFAVMPTLVIKDEEQRHVIVHDADCIQISYLLFFGKSFTQYETALMLQPRVYVDWDATFRWLASKKYAISLGVYLMMLSMSMSSGRGVLYRLATSGIYAIRKGFLPI
- the LOC133841973 gene encoding uncharacterized protein LOC133841973 codes for the protein MQLKLKPKPMWIAQHLRRNWKRRQQQQLRLCPPIDMSAFVALIPTQQVHAIVSDYHRNDAEVQRAYRILSSRYFAEKKQLLIQLPEVQAFTRYLNASGLDVLKLVKDVLRAIGPSSTEVPTPQPETVTESASEPAEDISSSACNDVALPPDNLEPQTNSTREQVKGLQGLVDSVLEALPQDQILATFFDKIEADQQFSKLIDSIGTPKFSKILSNLQNSVPLRYQLGELQKCRINIGQIVESLKSYFFLSSF